Genomic window (Candidatus Obscuribacter sp.):
CTTGGGCTGGGAGAAATATCCAGCGCCAAAGGACTACTCAAAGAGTGGGCACTGTGGAGCGGCTCAGCTATTATGGTGACATCCGGGCTGACTGCTTTTGCTCTGGAGTGGCGCACTATCATGCGCAGCTTTACCACACTCAAAAAAGCTGATAATACTGCCGGTGGTGACAATACAGTCGATCCTATTGCTCATATCGAGGTCCCCAACAGCTGGCTTATCATCGGTATCGTGCCTCTGGCAATTGCATCCATAGCCTTGCAGTATCTGGCTTTTTCTATTAATCCGATGGTCGGTCTGACTACTGTTGTTTTGAGTTTCTTTGGGCATTGTGGCTGCCGCGCTACCGGCGAGACCGACGTCACACCGATGAGTGCGATGTGCAAAATTACACAGCTGACTGTGGCTGTGCTGGCTCCCAAAAACATAGTCACCAATCTGATGGCAGCATCGGTCACAGCCAATATCGCCTCTAGCTCAGCTGATTTGCTTACTGACCTCAAGAGCGGATACTTACTGGGAGCCAATCCACGCAAACAATTTATCGCCCAGATGGCTGGGGTATTTTTTGGACTGGCTGCCATTGTGCCAGCCTGGTATCTGATGGTGCCAGATCAAGCAGCACTAGAAGCCTTCCAACCACCTACTGTCTACATGTGGAAAGCCGTTGCCGAAGCACTCTCTCAGGGACTCGATAAGATACCAGTAACCGCTCGCTGGGGCATGCTCATAGGTGGGTTACTTGGTATTGTACTGTCACTTACCGACAAATATTTACCAGCTGGTGTGCGCAAGTACACTCCATCAGCCATGGGACTGGGACTATCTTGGGTGATGCCCTTTAGCAATGCCTTTGCCTTTTTTGTCGGCGCGCTAATAGTAGAGGTCTGGAAACTTATAAATAACAAAAACGCTGCTGTCTATGTCGTACCAGTAGCATCAGGGGCGGTGGCAGGAGAGTCACTGGTCTGTGCTGTAATCGCCATTATCGATGCTGTTATGGCGCTAAGCGGGCACAGGTAGGGGCAGTCATAGTACCTCGGACTGACTCACGGGGAAGTTTCAACATAGATTTGATTCACATGACCAGATTTATTGAATGATATGACCTGTCCCAGGTTTGGGAGACACTAAAGAATTTACGAAGCTGACAACAAAGAACAGTATTGACTGTCAACCTCCTCAGGAGTTTTATACCCCAAAGTGCTGTGAAGTCTCTTTCTGTTGTAAAAGATTTCTATGTATTCAAAAAGCTCCTCTCGAAGTGCTGGTGCTGACCGCAGTTGATAGATGTCTAGTTCTTGCTTTAGTGTTCCAAAAAATGATTCTGTTGGTGCGTTGTCCCAACAGTTGCCTTTTCTGCTCATGCTCTGCTTGAGCTTGTATCTCCCCAGGAGCTTCCGGAACATTTCGCTGGCGTATTGTGAGCCGCGGTCAGAGTGTACTAGTGGGCTAGCTCCAGGACGCCTATTGAGGGCGTCCTGGAGCGCTGTGCACACCATGCTTGCTCGCATGTGGTTTGCAACGGACCATCCAACTACCTTGCGAGAAAAGAGAGCAATCCAGACGCACAAATACAGCCAACCTTCTCTGGTGCGCAAATATGTGATATCGCTGGTCCAGACTTGATCGGGTCTCTCTGGTTGAAATTCTCTATCAAGTGTGTTCGGCGAAACTAGCTCACCATGATCGCTATCGGTCGTTTTCTTGTATCTGCGCACGCGCTTAGCGTGGAGGCCATGCTTTGTCAGGCAAAGTAATTGACAGCTTCAGAGGAAAAGAAGAAAGGGCGAACATTTGTTCCTAGAGGCAACATAGTCTGCTTGGCACATGCCCAGCCTTGCATCGTCAGTCTCCGTTGGTCTTCGGGGCACATGCTGTAATTGCCTGATTGAGCAACTCTGGATCTAATTTCCACCACTTTTGTAGCTCAAGTAAGTATGGATAAAGCTGCACACTCCCTATTGCTTTTGCTGCCTCAACGGACAATTCCCAAACCTCTTCAGATGTAATGGACTCGATCAATGGTGCAATAACTCTCTGATCCTTGTATTGCGCTAATCCTAGGAGAGCCTCATGACGAGCTTCCTCATGACAGTCATGTACACGAGCGAAGAGCGCATCTCGAATTTCCTCTTTATTAGGAAGGTCTTTGTCCGCTGGTTGTAAACCGAACGTCGCCCAGTTTCTAACATCTCCCTCAATGTCTTCAGAAAGAGTGATCAAAAGATTTATAGCAATATTATCTGCCAATGAGCTAAGGCTGGTTGCGGCGGCTTTGCGCGTGCTGGCCACTAGACATGTGGCTGCGCGTTGAAGATACTGCGAACGATCGGCTACATCCAATTGGAAAAGTGCGTAAGCCAACACCTCTAGAACAGCACTATCCGATTCCATCCGCGCCAAATCTATCAAAGTCTTCACAGCAATCGATCTAAACTGCGAGTCAGTCTGGTACATCAATATATTGACACCAAGCACTCTATCTTTTGAGTTTTTGCTGGCGCATAGTTGCAGCGCCTTTTCAATAACCACCATAGAGTTTAGTGTTTGCAGGATGATTAGAGACGGTGACTGATCAGCCTGGTCTTCCAATGCTAGGGAAACCAGCTCGTCAATAGTCTTGTTTTTAAGGGTCTGTATATAAACTTCTAGCTCATCTATGGAGTAACCCGCATCTTCAAATGGCCTTGAATGCAATGCCAACTCTGCTTTGATTTTAGCATTGATTAAACCCCATAAATCAGACTGCTTATTCGCTAGCAGTCGAAATTGTGTCTCTAGTGGTAGGATTTTTTTAGTCATACTTCATTGAGGAGCAGCAAATTATAGAATACACAAATAGTCGAATGAGAAAGAGGTTTAATTCCAGGACGTATTATTCGCTCTGACCTTCATCGTTATCGTTCAACGGCGAACTTTGTTTCTACACTGACTCTAAATTACAATGAAAAAGTGTCTCAAAACTATTGACACATTCCGAATTGGTTGGCTATGCGCGAGTGTCTACCGGTGATCAAAACATCGACCTTCAAGCCGATGCCTTGAAGTCTGCCGGTTGCAGAAAGATTTTTAGCGAGAAGCTTTCTGGCAAAAATACTGATCGTCCAGAACTTGCCAAGCTATTGGACAACCGTCGAGAAGGGGACACCTACATGTCGAAAACAAACATGTATCACCCTGCTCTCCTTTTACTCAATTTGGGCAACTTCAAATTTGCAACCTCTGACTTTGTGCTGAAGCAAAAGCTTTCTAAATCGAGGACTAACAACTATTTCCGGTGCAGGCAAATTCCGACCACGCTAGTGCGGTCCAATTTTACTTATAAAGTTTCCTGGCTGAGGTAATATCGCTGATGAGTT
Coding sequences:
- a CDS encoding OPT/YSL family transporter; translation: MITGKHVDWQILLPWTAVSALLGVFLAVPMKRQMINKEKLPFPSGIAAAQTLKSLHGKSKEAVVQAYALVAAMVAAGLTGFLKNGQYPWQIAAKLKIPEFIEFNLPWQKINLKDFPGFGFEPSMLLAAAGMLVGMRVSLSMLIGSLILYFFMGPYVLGLGEISSAKGLLKEWALWSGSAIMVTSGLTAFALEWRTIMRSFTTLKKADNTAGGDNTVDPIAHIEVPNSWLIIGIVPLAIASIALQYLAFSINPMVGLTTVVLSFFGHCGCRATGETDVTPMSAMCKITQLTVAVLAPKNIVTNLMAASVTANIASSSADLLTDLKSGYLLGANPRKQFIAQMAGVFFGLAAIVPAWYLMVPDQAALEAFQPPTVYMWKAVAEALSQGLDKIPVTARWGMLIGGLLGIVLSLTDKYLPAGVRKYTPSAMGLGLSWVMPFSNAFAFFVGALIVEVWKLINNKNAAVYVVPVASGAVAGESLVCAVIAIIDAVMALSGHR
- a CDS encoding IS3 family transposase, with the protein product MRRYKKTTDSDHGELVSPNTLDREFQPERPDQVWTSDITYLRTREGWLYLCVWIALFSRKVVGWSVANHMRASMVCTALQDALNRRPGASPLVHSDRGSQYASEMFRKLLGRYKLKQSMSRKGNCWDNAPTESFFGTLKQELDIYQLRSAPALREELFEYIEIFYNRKRLHSTLGYKTPEEVDSQYCSLLSAS
- a CDS encoding recombinase family protein, which translates into the protein MVGYARVSTGDQNIDLQADALKSAGCRKIFSEKLSGKNTDRPELAKLLDNRREGDTYMSKTNMYHPALLLLNLGNFKFATSDFVLKQKLSKSRTNNYFRCRQIPTTLVRSNFTYKVSWLR